TCGCCGCGCTCGAGGCCACGGTCGGCAGCCTGCATCAGCAGATGATCGAGTCGTCGAAGCTGATCCAGACACTGGCCGAACAGAACGCGCAGCTGATTGCGCGCATCGAGATGCTCCGCAGGCGCATGCAGCGGCTCGGGCTGGCCACGATCGTGTTCGCGGTGATCGCGGTTGCAGCACTGCTGGTGGCGCGGCATGGCGCGTGAACGGCGTGGGCCGCGAAGACGATAGTCAGCGTGCGGCGTACCCTTCTGACCGCAGCGATCATCGAAGGAGACATCACCATGGCCGGACCGACCGTCGCTTTCTGGCAGCAACGCTTCGACGAGCACAACACGCCCTGGGACCGCGGCGCGCCGAATCCGCAGTTGCTCGCATGGCTGGCTGGCGGCGCGCTCGCGCCATGCCGGATCGCGGTGCCGGGCTGCGGCAGCGGCTGGGAGGTGGCCGAGTTCGCGCGCCGCGGCTTCGAGGTCGTCGCGATCGACTACACCCCGGCCGCAGTCGAGAAGACCCGGGCCCGGCTCGCGCAGCACAAGCTCGCGGCGCAGGTGGTGCAGGCCGACGTGCTGAGCTATGCGCCCGATCGGCCGTTCGACGCGGTGTACGAGCAGACCTGCCTGTGCGCGATCCACCCGGACCGCTGGCGCGGCTACGCGGCCCAGCTGCGGCAATGGCTGCGGCCCGGCGGCGATCTGTGGGTGATGTTCATGCAGGGGCCGCGGCCCGAAGCGACCGAGCAGGGGCTGATCCAGGGCCCGCCGTACCACTGCGACATCAACGGCATGCGCGCGTTGCTCCCTGAGCCGGAGTGGCACTGGCCGGCGCCGCCGTACGTGAAGGTACCGCATTCGGCGCTGTTTCACGAGCTCGGCGTGGTTCTGACGCGGCGCTGAGCATTGGGCAACATGCGCTCCGGCAGTCGCGTCGATCCATCGGTGCAAGGTCCGAGGTGGTCCCGGCATGGCGCATGAACCGCGACTGACGCGCGAGCTGCGCCTGCTGCTGCACGGCCGGCGCACCGCGGCGCTCGGCAGCATCGCGGACGACGGCAGCCCGTTCGTCTCGATGGTGCCGTACGCGATTGAGCCCGGGCAGGCGCTGCTGGTGCTGCACGTAAGCAGCTTGGCTGCGCACACCCGTCATCTGCGGGCGAGCCCGCGCGTGTCGCTGCTGGTGACAGAGCCGGAGGTGGAGGGCGCGCCGGTGCACGCGCTGCCGCGCGTGACGCTGGATGGCGAAGCCGCGCTGCTCGAACCCGTGGACGCGCGCCGGCCGGCCTGCGCCGCTGCGTACCTCGCACGCTTTCCCGAGGCCGAATTCATGACGCAGCTCGGCGACTTTCGTTTCGCTCTGGTGCGCGTTACCGGTGCGCGCCACGTCGCCGGTTTCGGCGCGGCGCGCGATGTCGATGCGCTCGAAGTCGAGCAGGTGCTGCGCGCGCCTGCGGATTCGTGATGCGCAGCGCCGATCCGAACACGCCCGGCGCGTTGCATCGCGCAGCTGGTGCGCGCTGCGTCACCCGAAGCCGCGGCTCGTGAGCCGCAGCACGCGGTCGGCGCGCGCGGCTGCGGCATCAGAATGCGTGACCAGCAGCAGCGAGGCGCCACGCTCGCGGGTCTGCCGGATCAGCGCGTCCAGCACCCGCGCGCCGGTGGTCGGGTCCAGGTTGCCGGTCGGCTCGTCGGCCAGCAGCAGCGCCGGGCGGTGCACCAGCGCGCGCGCGATCGCGACGCGCTGCAGTTCGCCGCCGCTGAGCTGTTGCGGCAATCTCGCTCCGAGTCCGTGCAGGCCGACCGCATCGAGCATGGCCTGCACGCGCGCGTCGTCCTCGATGCCCTGCAGCATCAGCGGCAGCGCGACGTTCTGCGCTGCGTCCAGATGCGGCAGCACGTGAAACGCCTGGAATACGAAGCCGATGCGGCGCCTGCGCAGCAGCGCGCGGTCGTCGTCGTTCAATGCGCCGATGTCGATGCCGTCGAGGTGGATAGTCCCGCCGTCCCAGTCGTCGAGTCCGGCGATGCAGTTGAGCAGCGTCGACTTGCCGACGCCGGACTCGCCGACGATCGCGACGAATTCACCGGGCTGCAGCTCAAGCGAGACGTTCTCGAACACCGATTGCTCGCCGTAGCGCTTCGCGAGCGCGTCGACGACCAGGGTCACTGCGAGCCTTCCCGCGCGCTGCTGGCCGCCGCCTCATTGGCGTCGTCCGTCGCGCGGCGCACCAGCGCCAGCACCTGCGCGATCGCGTCCGGGTCGTCGCAGGCGACGACCTGGCGCTCGTGCATCGCGCGCAGCCAGGTCAGCTGGCGCTTCGCGAGCTGGCGTGTCGCGAACACCGCACGGTCGCGCAACTCGGCCGTGGTCGGCGCGGCGCCGTGCGGCATGGTTTCGTTCGCGGCCAGCCAGGCCCAGGCCTGCCGGTAGCCGACGCAGCGCATCGCCGGCAGGTCGGCGTTCAGGTCGCCGCGCGCGCGAAGGGCCCGCACTTCATCGAGAAAGCCTTGCTCCAGCATCGCGTCGAAGCGGCGCGCGATCCGCGCATGGAGCCAGCCGCGGTCCCGCGGTTCCA
This genomic interval from Burkholderiaceae bacterium contains the following:
- a CDS encoding thiol methyltransferase, with amino-acid sequence MAGPTVAFWQQRFDEHNTPWDRGAPNPQLLAWLAGGALAPCRIAVPGCGSGWEVAEFARRGFEVVAIDYTPAAVEKTRARLAQHKLAAQVVQADVLSYAPDRPFDAVYEQTCLCAIHPDRWRGYAAQLRQWLRPGGDLWVMFMQGPRPEATEQGLIQGPPYHCDINGMRALLPEPEWHWPAPPYVKVPHSALFHELGVVLTRR
- a CDS encoding Putative heme iron utilization protein codes for the protein MAHEPRLTRELRLLLHGRRTAALGSIADDGSPFVSMVPYAIEPGQALLVLHVSSLAAHTRHLRASPRVSLLVTEPEVEGAPVHALPRVTLDGEAALLEPVDARRPACAAAYLARFPEAEFMTQLGDFRFALVRVTGARHVAGFGAARDVDALEVEQVLRAPADS
- a CDS encoding ABC-type antimicrobial peptide transport system, ATPase component, which translates into the protein MTLVVDALAKRYGEQSVFENVSLELQPGEFVAIVGESGVGKSTLLNCIAGLDDWDGGTIHLDGIDIGALNDDDRALLRRRRIGFVFQAFHVLPHLDAAQNVALPLMLQGIEDDARVQAMLDAVGLHGLGARLPQQLSGGELQRVAIARALVHRPALLLADEPTGNLDPTTGARVLDALIRQTRERGASLLLVTHSDAAAARADRVLRLTSRGFG